A single genomic interval of Vallitalea longa harbors:
- a CDS encoding 4Fe-4S binding protein — protein sequence MKKDKIKGHQGWSYIIIIVFFILGIVDIRFGILGLVCMGAPIYHALRGRGKIHCSKYCPRGSFLGKFLKKISIGYSLPKWLRTKKARNIILIIMISVFSTVLTYAIITHGFHFVVIAKVFYRFMLMSFIVGIIIGIIFKPRSWCQICPMGHGCTLIKDAKDNKSIKDNPKIPATD from the coding sequence ATGAAAAAAGATAAAATCAAAGGTCATCAGGGATGGAGTTATATAATCATAATCGTTTTTTTTATATTAGGTATAGTCGACATAAGATTTGGTATACTAGGATTAGTTTGTATGGGAGCACCTATATATCATGCTCTTAGAGGTAGAGGAAAAATTCACTGCTCCAAATATTGTCCTAGAGGTTCATTTCTTGGTAAATTTCTTAAGAAAATATCAATAGGATATTCTCTACCAAAGTGGTTAAGAACCAAAAAAGCCAGAAACATTATACTGATTATCATGATTTCCGTTTTCAGTACTGTACTGACTTATGCCATCATCACTCATGGTTTCCATTTTGTAGTTATCGCTAAAGTGTTTTACAGATTTATGTTGATGTCATTTATCGTTGGTATCATCATAGGTATAATATTCAAACCTAGAAGCTGGTGTCAGATATGTCCCATGGGTCATGGATGTACACTAATCAAGGATGCTAAAGATAATAAATCAATAAAAGATAATCCTAAAATACCTGCTACTGATTAA